The window GCGGGTGGCGGTGTTCAGCACCAAGCCGTACGACAAGCGGTTCCTGATTGCCGCGAATGCCGAGGCCGGTCACGACCTGGTGTTCCTGGAACCGAGGTTGTCGGCGGAGACCGCGTCGTTGGTCGACGGCTGCGACGCGGTCTGCGCGTTCGTCAACGACGATCTCAGCGCACCGGTGCTGGAGACGCTGGCCCGCGCCGGGGTCCGGCTGGTCGCGCTGCGCTCGGCCGGGTTCAACCATGTCGATCTGGCCACCGCGCGCCGGCTCGGGCTGACCGTCACCCGGGTGCCGGGCTATTCGCCGTACGCGGTCGCGGAGCACTGCGCCGGGCTGATCCTGGCGCTCAACCGCAAGATCCACCGGGCCTACAACCGGGTCCGCGAGCACAACTTCGCCCTCAACGGGCTGCTCGGCTTCGACCTGCACGGCCGGACCGTCGGCGTCGTCGGCACCGGCAAGATCGGCGTCCGGTTCATTCGGATCATGGCCGGGTTCGGCTGCCGGGTACTCGCCGCCGACCCGTACCCGTCGGACGAGGCGGTCGCCGCCGGGGCCAGTTACGTCCCGCTGCCGACGCTGCTCGCCGAGTCGGACATCGTCACCCTGCACTGTCCACTCACCCCTGACACCCATCACCTGATCGACGAGGAACGGATCGCGCAGATGCGCGACGGCGTGATGCTGATCAACACCAGCCGGGGCGCGCTGGTCGACACCGCCGCCGTGATCCGTGGCCTGAAGAGCGGCAGGATCGGCTATCTCGGCCTCGACGTGTACGAGGAGGAGGCCGATCTGTTCTTCGAGGACCTGTCCGACCAGATGCTGAGTGACGACCTGTTCTCCCGGCTGGTCACCTTCCCCAACGTGCTGATCACCGGCCACCAGGCGTTCTTCACCGAGGAGGCGCTGCACAACATCGCCACGACCACGATCGGCAGCCTGACCGCGTACGAGCGGGAGGGCTCGTCGGACCACATCCAGCCCGACGCGCTGGTGCGCTGACCCGGTGCGGGCGCTACTGGCGGCGCTGCCGATCGCGGCGGTCCTGCTTCTGATGCTCGGCGTCGGCTGGTCGGCGGCCCGGGCCGGGGTGGTCGCCGCGGTCGGCACGCTGGTGCTGGCGGTCGCGGGCTTCGGCTTCGGCTTCGGCGGTGCGGCGGGGCCGCTGCCGCTGCCGGCTGCGATCGGCGGCGTCGTCGTCGAGGCGGGATTCGTCGCGCTCACCGTCATCGCGATCATCGGACCGGCGCTGGGCATCTACCAGTTGCAGGAACGCACTGGCGCGACCGACCGGCTGCAACGCGGGTTGGCCCGGATCAGCGGAGATCCCCGGGTCGCCGCGCTGCTGATCGCCTGGTACTTCACCTTGTTCCTGGAGGGTGCGGCCGGGTTCGGCACCCCGATCGCGCTGGCCGCGCCGTTCCTGGTGGCGGCGGGCTTCCGTCCGGTCGCC is drawn from Micromonospora sp. Llam0 and contains these coding sequences:
- a CDS encoding 2-hydroxyacid dehydrogenase: MRVAVFSTKPYDKRFLIAANAEAGHDLVFLEPRLSAETASLVDGCDAVCAFVNDDLSAPVLETLARAGVRLVALRSAGFNHVDLATARRLGLTVTRVPGYSPYAVAEHCAGLILALNRKIHRAYNRVREHNFALNGLLGFDLHGRTVGVVGTGKIGVRFIRIMAGFGCRVLAADPYPSDEAVAAGASYVPLPTLLAESDIVTLHCPLTPDTHHLIDEERIAQMRDGVMLINTSRGALVDTAAVIRGLKSGRIGYLGLDVYEEEADLFFEDLSDQMLSDDLFSRLVTFPNVLITGHQAFFTEEALHNIATTTIGSLTAYEREGSSDHIQPDALVR